CCCGAGCGGCAGCCGCAGGTGCAGAGGCCGCGCTGGAGCCTGGGGCTCGAGTAGGAGGCGCAGGCCGGGCCAGCCTGCTCTCTCGCAGGGAAATCACCGCACACTGACCCGGGGATGTGACAATCAACCTAAAACTTTCCACCCCACGGTTTCCCAGGGCCCTTTCACCCCTCACTTGACCCCTTGGCAAAAACAGCTTCTCCGACCCCACTTGGCTTCTTTTCCCGGGGTCACGACCctgcgacgccatcttggtttcagcCCCCCACCTGAGTGTTGGCTGGAGGAACGATTGCTCGTTTCTGGGGCCGGGTGCTGCAGTGAGTCTCTCGACATTCAACATCGTTCACTTTCAAACTAAAATTTATTGCCTCCGGTGATTCGGTGCGATCGCTTTTTAACGGAGGACTGGACAAGGGGATTGGCGCCCTGATTATCAGTTGACTCCAATGCCACTTTGTGGCTGTCCAATCCCATGGCAGTTTGGTGGATGCAGTGTGCCCTCGGCTTGCTCATGGTTTAGTTCATGCTGGCAGTATTGCCACCACggtggggtccctgatggagagactccctcttttaagAGGGTCCTGAAAGATTTGCTGAGATGACCAATTTGTGTTCTCTGTTTCTCCCAGGAGCCGTGATAAACAGTATGGCCAGGGCGACTTCATGTGCCCAGTCGCATATTCAGACAAACAGCTTCCAGACATCCGCGTCCAAGAAACAGACCGGATCCTAGTTGAGAAAGTAAGTTGGATTTGAATGTGTCCTCGGTGTCCAGCTGGCCAGGCTTGGTTTGTCAACAGTGGTAAACTGGGTTGGTGAACCGCTGCACCCCATGTACTGAAGGGACCTTTTGTGGTGTTAACCGTCATCCTTATTTCCAGGCCTGGGTGTAAGGTCAGTACGTGACCACCCCCAACCTGGCTCCCTTTACTGATGCATTGCTTGCTTTCTGTTTTCAGCTCTGCTGGGACATCGCCTTGGGCCCACTGAAGCAGCTGCCCATGAATCTGTTCATTATGTACACGGCCGGCAACAACATCTCCATCTTCCCTATCATGATAGTTTGCATGATGGCCTGGAGACCCATACACGCACTGATGTCCATGTCACCAAGTGAGTATTGTATTGATTCTGCAGCTGAGAAACCGCTCTGAACTGGCATCATTTGAATGGGACTTAGAACAGAGTGCTGAGAGCTGGGTGAATAAGGGAGTTCGGGAAGGACGGGGAAGAGGAGCTCTTTTACTCCCCAACTTTCTCAGCCTTCAAGAAGTGGTCTTACTCTGCTACAGGTGAAGAAGTTGGTTTGTTGGTGAGTAACTGCCAAGTGACATGGGGTTATTATATTTCTATGGCTCAAAATACTATAGCAACTGGTTCTAAGGTTGataaaatatataaaaacaaaagtaaaacatatTAGGGGTGGCACAGTAAGTTTCTACCTtcaatgtacagatatccccctggggGAGAGATGGGttaattgagagacaccagtcagtgtacagatatctccctgagatttcTCTTGGTGTCCAACAGTCCATTGATCTCAGCCTGGAATATAATCAGTGATTGaacatccacaactctctgggttAGAGACAACTCATGGGGTGAGGAAATTCCTCTTCAGCTCAGTCCGAACTAGCTGCCCCCTGAGGCTATGTCTCTGTGTTCCGGATTCTGCAGCCAGAGGAAACCGTGTCTCCGCATCTCCCTGTCAAACCTTCTTTACAATTATATCTGTTTCAATCAGATCAACTCTCAGTCTCGTAAACCCAAGAGAGTAAAGGCCCATTCTTCCCAATCTCTCCTCGTTggacaatcctgtcatcccaggaaccaatctggTGAGTCTTTGTTACCCTCCCTCCTTGGCAATTCTGtagataaggagacccaaactgcataAGTTGTTCCTGCTGTGTTTTTACCAAAactctgtacaattgcagaaagATTTCCTCACTCAAACTCCagtgaatcatagaaaccctacagtgcagaaggaggccatttggcccatcgagtctgcaccaaccatttgaAAGGCCACTATACAGAGACCCAATTccctccctaaccctgtaaccccacctgacctttggacacttgaggggcaatttatcatggccaatccacctaacctgtacatctttggactgtgggaggaaaccagagaacccggaggaaactcaggcagacacagggcgaatgtgcagactcagcacggacagtcacccaaagctgtaaTCAAACCCCAGTTCTGGCGCCATCCCTTGGTGAAGGCTAACGGAACATCtgccttcctaatttcttgctgtatCTCCATGCTGACTGTTTTAGATTTGAGTACAAGGATCCCCCAATTCTCTGTGAACATTTCACAGTCTCTCCCCTGTTCCCGATCTTTCTGTTTTTTTTATTCTCACTCCCAGTCTTTAAGGTCCTGGGGAATTCGACTCAGCACTGGCTGCAGCGTCTGCTCTACTTCATCGGCAACCTGCTGGGGTTGGCCCTAGCCGTCTACAAGT
This portion of the Scyliorhinus torazame isolate Kashiwa2021f chromosome 5, sScyTor2.1, whole genome shotgun sequence genome encodes:
- the LOC140419697 gene encoding ER membrane protein complex subunit 4-like isoform X1, with the protein product MAAGAALANRARWQKWTLELNPSGSRRSRDKQYGQGDFMCPVAYSDKQLPDIRVQETDRILVEKLCWDIALGPLKQLPMNLFIMYTAGNNISIFPIMIVCMMAWRPIHALMSMSPIFKVLGNSTQHWLQRLLYFIGNLLGLALAVYKCQAMGLLPTHSSDWLAFLQPPQGPIFTNRPTFGTQPGRPSRRPLAALRDPHQPTFATHTGQPARPTIFSSLVCC
- the LOC140419697 gene encoding ER membrane protein complex subunit 4-like isoform X2; this translates as MAAGAALANRARWQKWTLELNPSGSRRSRDKQYGQGDFMCPVAYSDKQLPDIRVQETDRILVEKLCWDIALGPLKQLPMNLFIMYTAGNNISIFPIMIVCMMAWRPIHALMSMSPIFKVLGNSTQHWLQRLLYFIGNLLGLALAVYKCQAMGLLPTHSSDWLAFLQPPQRVEYTGGGLVL